aagagaaagtTGATCTTCTTTCGAATTTGTGTAGGAGCGTTGCGTTTGTTACAACAGGTTGCAAAAGGTTTGGCCGCAAGAACTTTCAGCAGCTCTTTAGTTCTAACTACCTAAAACCTTAAttctagttgagtcgcagctcgataacaaaaacgaaattgCGTGAAATTGCGtgaaattgctctaagtgctaagttccTAAGAATTTTTTCTGTCTCCTTTGCGTTCTTCGTCTAGGTCCTCTTTATATATGCATCCAAGGTCAGCTGACTTTCATTTTCCGTCTTGATTCGAGTTTATCATTTTGTGGATATCTTTCCTTATCTTTCCagaatttgtatttattttggaaacttcacatttatccatCTTTCATTTTGTCTTCATCCAAGTCGAGTAAAACGTCCTCGCATTCCGGGCTAGTTCTCATTTTATACCATAAGTGAGCTTTCATCGTGTTTTAGGTTGTTTCAGACCGTTTTACGACTTATgcgtttttatgatttttctcGGAGAATCGTCGATTTATCTGCGGTACGTTTTTTATTTCGTTAGTCATTTAGTCAAAAATTCGATGGTGTTTAGTTTAACCATTCTCGACTCGATGTTTGACTTTAACTTTTACGAGAAAACGACATCTTGCTTGTTATCtttgtaaaatctcaacggaaactctgatTGCGATGAAACAAAGGACATTTCGAACGAGACTCAAAGGAGAACATGATGGGAGCTTCATGACCAATGAAGAAGCTTGAAGGGAAACAAGGATCCTCATTGGGCTACGAGGGCATGCTAGATGGGCGATGAGGCAAGGAGAGAAGCCATTGGGCAACAAGGGCATGCTAGATGGGCAATGAGGCAAGGAGAGAGGCCATTGGGCTACGAGGGCATACTATAAGGGCGATGAGGCacggagagaggagagagaagtgGGTCCCATGAGTGGTGAGGCCTTTCTCCTGTTCCCATCCCCTCTGTTGATCGCTTTGGATTCTGACTTTCAGAACTATTTCGTTCTTTTTACACAAGTTTTTTCGTAAAGATTTTTTCCAAAAGTTTGTTTGCGGAagattatcttatatatttcttataagGTTCTTCCGCGTAGACTTTCTAATCCTTTGTTTTCTGAAGATTGTTTTGTAACACTTGTTATTTCTCGCAAAAAAAATTCCGCAAGAACCTTTTTCCGATCATTTCATGTTTGGATTGAATCTCTATCATTCCTTTCCCGAAATGATATATACGAAGTTTGTTCtcgtaattttatttaaacatgcTCGGCTTATGCGGCGTAGTTTCTTCGAAATTTCTGGTTCGTATTTGCTCAAAACATTATTTTTCGGAAGATTTTAACCTTTGATTTCATCGTGTCCTAGTTTGACCCCAAAGTCATTGCGACTTTCAAAGTGACTCTTCGGGAGTATCCAGACTATTCAAGAAGAATCGCAGCAATTCGCCAATTCTAAGTCTATGTTTAGTAAAGTAATCTTTAAGTtgtgaaaataattaatgaattctgatttagaaaaaaaagtacTCTTTAGTTTATTCAGTATTTTATTACATGTGATACTGAAAATGATTAACTATAAAGCGTTAGTAACACTTTCTActgcaaaacaaacaaacatccaAATCATTGATTAGATCGCACTAAGACGTCGTTAATCCTCACGAGTCGCGAACAAATCAACAAACGTTACTAATATCTGCATATAAAGACAAATGTATGCTTTTATATTGTCGTGAAAAGTTGGAGTCTTTATTACATTAAAACAAAGGCTGAGGACCGAGAAAGTTTCCACCTTTCCTCATTGCTGTTCAGCGACCGTTCGAAACTCTCGTCCCTTCTTCTCCGGTTTAGGGTTTCGAGAGAGTCAAGGAGGAGCTAGCATTCATGTCGACTTCTTCAAAAGAGCTCGAGAAGCGCCTTCTGGAAGCTGGCaaagctcttcttcttctaccttcTTCAGTTGATACGCTTCTTCACCTTCTCGACGTGAGCTCCTTTTGTTACATTCTCTCCAAAGAACCCAACTTTTATACTCTTTCCGGCCAAAGAAGACAACTTTAGTAGAATTTGTCATTACTATAACTAGGAGGatcaagtaaaataaaaaataaaaaataaaaaatttggaacATCTTTTGTTGAATTCTGCTTCGATTTTGTTGAGTTCTCTTCTCAAAGCTCGTTCCTTTTGTATGCAGAAACTTTTCATCTGCTTGTTAGAGGTGGAACAGTCACCTCCTAGCTCGATTCAGGATGCACTCTCTCCGTTGAAGAAAGCATTAGTCGATGAAAGACTCCTCAAGCATTGGAATGTCCATGTGAGAGTCCATGTCGCTTCCTGCATCATCCAGGTCACGAGAATAAATGCTCCGGCTGCTCCATACGTTGACGAAGAACAGATGAGGGTAAGTTAcattcttgtttttttgtagTTGAAAAGCTTTGGTCACTGACAGCTTTCTTTTGTAACCATTTGGGGGCAGGAAGTATTGAAGTTAGTTGTATCATCATTTGAACATCTAGATGACAAAAATAGTCTCTCCTATACCAAAAGCACTTCCATCCTTAACACTGTGGCTAAGTACGAAGTCTCTTATCTGATGTTGGATCCTGTGTATGGTGCACTCTGTATTGAGATGTTCCACCATTTTCTCAAGGCCCTAAGGTAAAAAAGCTCATAACTGGCTACACTGCTGCTTCACATCTTGAGTGTTGCTTATATTTCATTTCATTCCCAGAGATGATCATCCAGTGGAAGTATTTTCGGATATGGAGAACATTATGACCCATGTTTTAAAAGAAAGCGATGATTTGCCTCCAAAGTTGCTTGCACCAATTCTGCAGTATCTTAACAAGACTGATGAGGTGATGAATGGATAGCTTcttactcttttcttttttatttcagCAACCAATATATGTATGCATCTTTTGCTTCTTTTCCCTTAGGTTCCCTCAATATCACGGAGGTTGGCAGAAAAAGTTCTGATAAACTGTACTAGCAAGTGCCAAACATATCTTGCTGAAGCAGTGAAATCATCAGGCGTTTCTTTAGATAAGTATAGTAATGTGGTGGCTTTCATATGCGAAGGTGCATCCAGTGTAagctcactctctctctctctctctctcttacctGTTTGTTTCTCTGTCAGTTTTTTTTACATGCCTTGTTAAGTATATTTTCTAATCGGCAGGATAAACCAAAGAAGCAAGATGATGATGAGCCTCAACAACTTGACAGCAATGCTATCAACAGTGGTCTGGATGAGAAAACTGGTCGTGCTGTGAAccagaagaaaaaggaaagctCGATGGAGGCCAAACCATCTGCTGCTACTGCTAAACTGACAAAGGAGTCTGGAAAGAAGATAGCTTCTGCTAGTAATGCCAAACCTAGTGTTCCTCCTACAAAGAGAAGCACCTCTGAGATAAAAGCAACGAAGCAGTCAGAGAAACCCACTTCTTTGGGTGATAATAAAAAGGTAAGATGTTCCCTGACCTGTATTTGAGTAATTTACATGGCTGTCTTCCCTGTCCTTGTGCTGGTTACGAGTGTACTTTAATTGTGTTTCAGACAATCCTTTCCTCTGGAAAGTCAGTCTCAAAGTCAAAGACAGAAGTGAAGCAACAACCATCAGAGAAAACTCTTGCTAATACAAACGGAAAGAGAAAACACAGTCTAGACACAGAGAaagtatgtttttttcttagtttCACTCACATATAGTAACTGTTGGCTGTTGTTGGTCATATAAAGAAATGCGGAAAACAATAATGTTTTACAATTGCCATATGAAAATAGTTAGGTAGCTATGCATGGTTGCAGCTTCCTATCACTGTACATGTTCCCTTTCTGTGATGCTTatgtattttcttcttctttttttccctCTATCCGTACTACTTTCACGTTCTCTGATCGAGTTCTTTCTATTTTAAATCTTCGTTCTGATTTAATTCACTGGCAGGCATTTGATGACCGAAAGTATGATAAAACTTTAGTTGGATCAAGAATCAGAGTCTGGTGGCCACTTGATAAAAGGTAAGCGTTCTTTTCTCTCTGCTATGTGCTGAATCTGGTTGCATTTTATATTGTAAATGAGCTATATCACATTTTTACTGCAGGTATTATAGAGGTGAAGTTACTTCATATGATCCTTCCAGAAAGAGACATATGGTAAGAGGCCAAATTATATCAGgcttctatataaatatatatcttgtttgttttttattttattgttgtatGCTGGTTAACAGGTTGTCTATGAGGATGGAGATCAAGAAACTTTAGACTTAAAAAATCATAACTGGTATCTTGTGGAGGCATCAAAATCGTCAAAGGTTTGTGTCTGACTTGTCTCTTCTTCTTGATGTTGGGAGTAAGATGGTTAACTGTCATTTGATCTTCCCTATCAGCACAAGGATAAACAGAAGGCCGCAGAAGTTTCCAACCGTGAGCAAACAGGTGCACCTAAGAGGAGGCTGAACCTCTCACTTCCTCATGAAGAGGATCCTGCAGAAGCTGAGACTCAGGCACGCAAGCGATCTCGAGTCCAAAGCCACAGCCTCCATAAATCTCATGGTGAGATGGAGAAGCCCACTGCAGAAGGAGAACCCTCTTGCCACCATCGCAGATCTGGTTCTGAGCTTGGACACTCTCAAACTTGCTCTATCACACATCAGTTGGGTAAGGTCAAACAGAGCATCACAGACACGATAACCACTGTAAGAAAGTTTGGCTCTGAGGTCGAAACAAAGGAACAGACTATTGCTGACATGTTAACCAGTGTGAGACAGTTTGGCTCTCAGCTGGAAACAAAGGAACAGAGCATTGTTGACATGTTAACCAGTGTAAAACAGTTTCGCTCTGAGCTCGAGACAAAGGAACAGAGAATTGTAGACACTTTAAACAGTGTACAACAGTTCAGATCTGAGATCAAGAAAAAGGAAGATAACCTAGTAGCTTCGCTGCATGAAGTTGACGTGTTAGGTACGTAAtctgtctttctttttttaatttattggtTGTGTACTTTGGTTCGTGGTCTCTGATAATGTGATGTTGGAACTAACAGGGGAGAAGATATCTGGAATCAACAAAATCCTCAACTCATAATCAAGTTTAGGATCAAGAAATGGGATCAGAGACTTTTGCAAACCCATTTTGTTAGACTTTTGCAAACCCATTTTGTTCAACGATGGAGTTTAAGTAGTTgaccaaagaaaaaaatcttttgTGTAGCATTCTCTCTAGAgacattttaattttggaatttTCGTCTAAAATATGCAAACTAAACAGTGACATTATGGTTCAGCGTATGCTCTGGTTCGGGGTTGAACTTTGTGTATATCCTTTCTTCTCAGCACCCTCTTGGTTCTCTGCTATGACTTATTCTCAACTTATccactttttaaatgtttgcaaattttctttttattttatatcgaTTTTAAACgtttataattgttaaaattcTTCTATTGCTACATTTTAAAACTTATCGATATGTTATTAGCTTCAAAACACCTTGGTTCTCATGTTCACGCACGGTTTGAAACGTAATTATGTCAAGTACGTACTATTcacattattattttgaaatttaatattcaaattattatgcacaaagtgatataaaatgaaaaattgacGAGTTGATTTTCAGTTCATTCCGCATTctatatgtttaaatttataactaCTTAAAAACTTCTCATTGGAAAAAATGAGAAtgcttaccaaaaaaaagaggGAAGATCGTGATTCTGTATGATTCACAAGTTTAACATGGTTTTGTTAGCAAAACAATTATGGCAATTAGTTCAATTTCCGGACTCTATGTTAGTTAGGATGTTGCGTGGAAGATATCGTAAACATGTGGACAAACACATCAGCTACAATGCTTTTGTTAACACATGGACTTAGACACAGGAGCGGACCCACGTGGAAGCTATAGGTGTCAGTTGACACCacaaatatgttaaaataaatatttgtaaaccttgttcaataaataaaaagtggCGTATTTGGTGTTTAAGGTTACCATTGAACCCACAAAACCCAGGTTCAATTCCTCTTGTTGcatttttgttatgttttgacccctaaaaacaaaatttttgggTTCGCCACTGCTTAGACAGAAGATCCATTCGGATATGAGGTTGGAATGATCTATGAAGTTACACCAACGAGGTTTGCCAGGCCCAGAGTTCCAATGTTCATCCTAAAATGACCGTTAGAGACTTTATTGACGACGTCTCAAAAGAATGAGATGTAGAGATGGTTGAAAACTTTGTATACCCAAAATGACATCCCTTTAATTAGGAGTTTGACCATTAGTCAAACAAATCATAGAGATTCATTGTTAAACCTTTATGAAGAGCAGTCGGTATACCATTAAATCAAGATATTGGGTTGCACGAAACATTTTAAGACAAGAGACATAAGTACAATATTCAGAATCCAACATAACTAAGTTTCAGGCCTTCCAATGGAACATTAACGCCCAAAAAGATGAGACATCTTGTATGACAATTGGTAACATAATATGTAGTTGTAACAAGGAATCTTACACATTGTTATATGCGATGTAATAACCTTTGTCCTAAGAGTGAAAACTAAACGAGTATGTCAATCATGCTATTTCAAATTTCCTCCAGCATTCCAAGCTTGGGCCTTATCAGCCACACCCTCCAATCCTAACATTTTTCTAGTCTCTGAGTATTTACACAAATATAGATTATCCATTCTAGAGAAAAAACAATATTGAAGACCCGGAATGGGATAAAGATCATTATCCATTGATAATCTAGTATCTCTGAAAAATCTGAAGTGGTCAATTATTTAGAGGAATTGACAGGGCTCTAGAGGGCTAGTAAGACATGCAGAAGGAGAATGTGAAGCTTGGTATTCGGCAAATGCAACTGCATCTACATAGGCAATGATACCAAATACTATTGTTTTCCAAGTCATATGCTTACATAACATACGTTTGGTGGATGGTTCTTAGACTTCTACAGCGCAATTTAGTGGTTGTGGATGAGTTTGTAAAAACATGACCGGAAAAAAACAACTAATGGatacaagaaaccaaagaagACGCAAGTCCTCTTTGCACTCTGAGCTACAAGCATTTGTTTGGGCAGCTCAAAACATGTTTGTCACTCAACTTGCGAGGACTTCAGAATGGACAGCAAAGACTTGATTGCCATGATTAGGGAATATTTTGCATTGCCAAATTTCTCAACAGCTGAAAGAGATAGAAGTActacaaaaaaagatttcaCACTTTCAAGATTTTCTACATCTCTAGAGGACATGACAATATTGTTGAATCTTCAGTTAGGACTGATAGAGATTTTTGTAGAAAACTttattttgttggttgttctCTTCTTATATGGTTTCATAGACTATTTCAAGTTTGAGTAGTAAAATGATctttaaatgttaaaaaaaaacttcaattatTTTAGGCCTATTTAGGTTAATAaccaagaaaaggaaagtaaTTAGGTGATTGTGCATAAACTTTGTGTAATTAGGTAGATTGACAGTGTCAGTAGTTGATATTACTAAGGACAACTGTTTGGGGCTAAGTTTTTCGAAAACTGGGCTTGTAGTTGTGTAGGCAGGTCAGGTTGCAGGGTTTGGTGTCAGTGTATTTTCAGTAGACACTATGTTAATGAATCTTTTCACAATTTCGAGTTTATGATATCGTTGAGTTGACAAACAAAATATCTATGTTGAAACATTGGTGGAATTAACTCAAATCAATGGAGTGTTAAGATGATTCGAAAACGTGGCCGTGACAGCTGGTTATTCGCCATCAAAGTGCTTAGCGTTTTTCAGCTGTGTCGATTACATTCTCGGCCATTATATCGGAAATCTCAAGTTTTTGGTTTCGAAGATTTAAAATCAAAGGTTTCTTGAGAAATATACATGTTCAAGACATTAAATAGGAAGACAACACATAAAACGAGAGATTCATAGGAAAAATTGAAAGACGGCCGTAAAAGGAGTAGCAGAAAACCATAAAGAACATAAAGAAAGACGAAGATGGAATTACAAAAATTCCATTcattagaaaaatgaaaaacagaTAAAACTCACTGATATGATATCGAACCGGCGAGTGAAGGAGATTGGCCAGGTATAATATCAGACAGACAACCTTATTATATTGCAATCTCTCCCGTACACATTTTAATATAGGAAGCATCTATACACCTTTGAATAATGCTTAGTATTACATATATACCGGTTATGACGTTTATATTCtggataattgtttttaaaccggtatctatttaaaatgattaaCTAAGTTATATAGTACACATCAGACAAAAAAACACATTATAACCGGATATTACATATAAAACGGTTATGATGTTTATATTCCGGATAAAGTTTTTTAAATCAGTATCGAAACACCATAGCCTAGTGATTAAGATTTAAAAGCTTCTACACTCAGGTATGGGGTTCGAATCTCAGACTATGCAAGTTCTTGTAGATTGCACATTATAGGAGGTCCATGTTTCAATTACCGGAAAAatcgatttattaaacaattatgcaaacTACGAAAGACGGAAGAAAGActtacaagggatcttcaactTGGTGCAAGTAAAATCCGGCCAGGCGTGGATCATCATAGGATGGTTCAgctgatgcagttaggcgtagatcctcataaggcaggtagtattgtcggttgtcgaatcgtctatgtaatttttctcataattgtaatatcataataaatcagcgttaaaaaaaaaagttatatagtACTCATTAGGCTAAAAAAATTATTGCCACTTGGAATATGATTGATCTGTCAGTGTTTTGTTGCATAATTATGTGGTTGTTATTTGGATAATCTATAACATAAGCCTATAAGTTATTTAAGGTATGTTTACTTAGATCGAATATTAATAATAGTATCTCGATGTTTAGAAAGCAGAAGAATATAGTCAATGATAACCGGATAACAACTACATAGCCACTTAGTTATTAGAATCTGATATTAAATATTGTAACCGGATACAGTTCGCATACACAATCACCAAAACacaattttcatgtttttccCTTTGTGTATC
This Brassica napus cultivar Da-Ae chromosome C6, Da-Ae, whole genome shotgun sequence DNA region includes the following protein-coding sequences:
- the LOC106404061 gene encoding sister chromatid cohesion protein PDS5 homolog C-like, producing the protein MSTSSKELEKRLLEAGKALLLLPSSVDTLLHLLDKLFICLLEVEQSPPSSIQDALSPLKKALVDERLLKHWNVHVRVHVASCIIQVTRINAPAAPYVDEEQMREVLKLVVSSFEHLDDKNSLSYTKSTSILNTVAKYEVSYLMLDPVYGALCIEMFHHFLKALRDDHPVEVFSDMENIMTHVLKESDDLPPKLLAPILQYLNKTDEVPSISRRLAEKVLINCTSKCQTYLAEAVKSSGVSLDKYSNVVAFICEGASSDKPKKQDDDEPQQLDSNAINSGLDEKTGRAVNQKKKESSMEAKPSAATAKLTKESGKKIASASNAKPSVPPTKRSTSEIKATKQSEKPTSLGDNKKTILSSGKSVSKSKTEVKQQPSEKTLANTNGKRKHSLDTEKAFDDRKYDKTLVGSRIRVWWPLDKRYYRGEVTSYDPSRKRHMVVYEDGDQETLDLKNHNWYLVEASKSSKHKDKQKAAEVSNREQTGAPKRRLNLSLPHEEDPAEAETQARKRSRVQSHSLHKSHGEMEKPTAEGEPSCHHRRSGSELGHSQTCSITHQLGKVKQSITDTITTVRKFGSEVETKEQTIADMLTSVRQFGSQLETKEQSIVDMLTSVKQFRSELETKEQRIVDTLNSVQQFRSEIKKKEDNLVASLHEVDVLGEKISGINKILNS